One Lytechinus variegatus isolate NC3 chromosome 11, Lvar_3.0, whole genome shotgun sequence DNA segment encodes these proteins:
- the LOC121424398 gene encoding echinoidin-like — protein MALRSRTLVFLAASAITLLACPTGALAGCCCPTFWTAFDHHCYRLFSQNLTWNEAERFCQSYTVPSLSGEATSPDTMAHLVSIHSQAEQNFINILYESSRRKSSDTIDIRGGLWFGLHDQFMEGDFKWSDGSPFDYNAWAPGQPDFHTRDENCGVIRSDFNSGLWRDGPCVQSPSMTIHYFICKLPMW, from the exons ATGGCGCTTCGCAGTAGGACCCTTGTGTTCCTAGCAGCATCGGCTATCACCCTCCTTGCCTGTCCCACCGGGGCGCTGGCCGGATGCTGTTGCCCTACATTTTGGACTGCCTTCGATCATCATTGTTACAG GTTGTTTAGCCAGAATTTGACTTGGAACGAAGCTGAGCGGTTTTGCCAGTCTTACACCGTACCTTCTCTCAGTGGCGAGGCAACAAGTCCGGACACAATGGCTCACTTAGTGTCGATACATTCACAGGCAGAACAAAACTTCATCAATATTCTCTACGAATCCTCGCGACGGAAATCGAGTGACACTATT GATATACGAGGTGGACTTTGGTTTGGACTGCACGATCAGTTCATGGAAGGTGATTTTAAGTGGTCAGATGGATCGCCTTTCGATTACAATGCCTGGGCACCAGGACAACCCGACTTCCACACAAGGGATGAAAACTGCGGTGTCATCCGATCTGACTTCAACTCCGGGCTATGGCGAGATGGGCCGTGTGTCCAGTCACCGTCGATGACGATTCATTACTTCATATGTAAACTACCGATGTGGTAG
- the LOC121424396 gene encoding echinoidin-like: MFFVMELYRSTFLLACLAASAIILLVCPTGALAGCCCPTFWTAFDHHCYRFFSQNSTWNEAERFCQSYTVPSLSGEATSPDTMAHLVSIHSQPEQNFINILYESSRRKSSDSLDLHGGLWLGLHDRLMEGDFVWSDGTPMDFHAWAPGQPDSSTRDSNCGVVRSSTHTGLWRDGPCIQPPTGIIHYFICKLPMW; encoded by the exons ATGTTCTTTGTGATGGAGCTTTATAGGAGTACGTTCCTTCTAGCATGTCTAGCCGCATCGGCTATCATCCTGCTTGTCTGTCCCACCGGGGCGCTGGCCGGATGTTGTTGCCCGACTTTTTGGACTGCCTTCGATCATCATTGTTATAG GTTCTTTAGCCAAAATTCGACTTGGAACGAAGCTGAGCGGTTTTGCCAGTCTTACACCGTACCTTCTCTCAGTGGCGAGGCAACAAGTCCGGACACAATGGCTCACTTGGTGTCGATTCATTCTCAGCCCGAACAAAACTTCATCAATATTCTCTACGAATCCTCTCGGAGGAAGTCGAGTGATTCTTTG GATCTTCATGGTGGTCTCTGGCTCGGTCTTCACGATCGGTTAATGGAAGGTGATTTCGTGTGGTCAGACGGAACCCCTATGGACTTTCATGCCTGGGCACCAGGACAACCCGACTCCAGCACAAGGGATTCCAACTGTGGTGTCGTGCGATCAAGTACGCACACCGGGCTCTGGCGCGATGGGCCGTGTATCCAACCACCGACAGGAATAATCCATTACTTCATCTGTAAACTACCGATGTGGTAG